One genomic region from Rhizomicrobium palustre encodes:
- a CDS encoding antitoxin, with the protein MNESRPVKLTRVGDDQIVEIPAEFALPGEEAILRKEGDKLIIETPRRKGSLKEWLSTLEPIEEEWPDIPDLPAEPVDL; encoded by the coding sequence ATGAACGAAAGCCGCCCCGTCAAGCTGACCCGCGTCGGTGATGACCAGATCGTGGAAATCCCCGCCGAATTCGCCCTCCCGGGCGAAGAAGCCATCCTGCGCAAGGAGGGGGATAAGCTGATCATCGAAACGCCCCGGCGGAAAGGGTCGCTGAAAGAATGGCTTTCCACCCTGGAGCCGATTGAGGAAGAGTGGCCGGACATCCCTGACCTGCCAGCAGAGCCGGTTGATCTGTGA
- a CDS encoding type II toxin-antitoxin system VapC family toxin — MYLLDTNIVSDILRNPRGRAAAKVRSLAEGEAAVSIIVASELRFGVQKKGAPALESLVEGFLLRVPVLPLAMPADRLYAKLRCDLEIAGTPISANDMLIAAHALALDATLVTDNEREFSRVEGLKLENWLH; from the coding sequence ATGTACCTGCTCGACACGAATATCGTCTCTGACATTTTACGAAATCCCCGCGGCCGCGCAGCGGCAAAGGTTCGAAGCCTCGCCGAAGGTGAAGCCGCTGTCAGCATTATCGTCGCAAGTGAGCTGAGATTTGGCGTTCAGAAAAAAGGAGCGCCCGCATTAGAGAGCTTGGTCGAAGGCTTTCTCCTGCGCGTTCCGGTATTGCCGCTCGCGATGCCTGCCGACAGGCTTTATGCCAAGTTGAGATGCGATCTTGAAATCGCCGGCACGCCGATCAGCGCCAATGACATGTTGATCGCTGCCCATGCACTCGCACTCGACGCAACACTGGTCACCGATAATGAACGCGAATTCTCGCGCGTCGAAGGCCTGAAGCTCGAGAACTGGCTGCACTAA
- a CDS encoding VOC family protein, producing MSLRIPHFTYLVRDYDEAIAWFTEKLGFVVVEDTDLGKGKRWVRIGPKEESVRLLLGKAVTPEQIACIGQQGGGRVFLFLETDDFTRDYAAFVERGVHFIESPRHETYGSVAVFEDLYGNRWDLIQQHSV from the coding sequence ATGTCTCTTCGCATTCCCCACTTCACCTATCTCGTGCGTGATTACGATGAAGCCATCGCGTGGTTCACTGAGAAGCTTGGCTTTGTCGTGGTGGAAGACACTGATCTTGGCAAGGGCAAGCGCTGGGTGCGTATAGGGCCGAAAGAGGAATCCGTGCGACTTCTTTTGGGCAAAGCTGTGACGCCGGAACAAATTGCATGCATCGGTCAGCAAGGTGGCGGACGCGTGTTCCTGTTTTTAGAGACAGACGATTTCACACGTGATTATGCGGCTTTTGTGGAACGCGGCGTTCATTTTATCGAATCGCCTCGGCATGAAACGTATGGCAGCGTTGCGGTTTTTGAAGACCTTTATGGCAATCGCTGGGATCTCATTCAGCAACACTCCGTGTAG
- the panB gene encoding 3-methyl-2-oxobutanoate hydroxymethyltransferase has translation MSAQVQSKRISVPQIRARKGGEPIVCLTCYHAHTARLLDEHVDLMLVGDSLGMVIHGLETTLGVTMEMMILHGQAVMRGAKKALVVVDMPFGSYEESPQLAFKNAARILAETGCQAVKLEGGVAMAETVAYLTSRGIPVMGHIGLTPQRIQIFGGFKTQGRTEAEWPAIEADAKAIAEAGAFALTLEGMAEPLAAKITKEITIPTIGIGASPLCDGQILVMEDMLGLNPTPPKFVRQYAEMGADIEAAVKAYAADVRARTFPGKENVYPMKKAG, from the coding sequence ATGTCCGCACAGGTCCAGTCCAAGCGCATCTCGGTGCCCCAGATCCGCGCCCGCAAGGGTGGCGAGCCCATCGTCTGCCTGACCTGCTACCACGCCCATACCGCGCGCCTCCTCGACGAGCATGTCGATCTGATGCTGGTGGGCGACAGCCTGGGCATGGTGATCCATGGGCTGGAGACCACGCTCGGCGTCACCATGGAAATGATGATCCTGCACGGCCAGGCGGTGATGCGCGGCGCCAAGAAGGCGCTGGTGGTGGTGGACATGCCCTTCGGCTCCTATGAAGAATCGCCGCAGCTCGCCTTCAAGAACGCCGCCCGGATTCTGGCCGAGACCGGCTGCCAGGCGGTGAAGCTGGAAGGCGGTGTCGCCATGGCCGAGACGGTTGCTTATCTGACCAGCCGCGGCATTCCGGTGATGGGCCATATCGGCCTCACCCCCCAGCGCATCCAGATTTTCGGCGGCTTCAAGACGCAGGGCCGCACCGAAGCCGAATGGCCCGCCATCGAAGCCGATGCCAAGGCGATTGCCGAGGCGGGCGCCTTCGCCCTCACTTTGGAAGGCATGGCCGAGCCGCTGGCCGCCAAAATCACTAAGGAAATCACCATTCCCACCATCGGAATCGGCGCCTCGCCGCTCTGCGACGGGCAAATCCTGGTGATGGAAGACATGCTGGGACTCAACCCGACCCCGCCCAAATTCGTGCGCCAATATGCTGAGATGGGCGCCGATATCGAGGCGGCGGTGAAGGCCTATGCGGCGGATGTCCGCGCCCGCACCTTCCCGGGCAAGGAAAACGTCTATCCGATGAAAAAAGCCGGGTAA
- a CDS encoding tetratricopeptide repeat protein encodes MSDIFHEVEEEVRQERLRLWWKKYGDYVIAGVSVVVIGIAGYKLWQTWDQRERLKASANFQSAIQMSQAGQSDLAAQAYGNIAKKAPGGYALIAQLAQADELQASGRINDAVAIYMKLADTTKGGLGDVARMRAAWAQADTASTQKLKDLLAPLNDGKSQWRFMAQELIAYRAMHDDKAKEALTIYKSLAADTNAPGSIRQRAGALASMIETSGGKDFGSVPEAAKPALPALPQAEAH; translated from the coding sequence GTGTCCGATATTTTCCATGAAGTCGAGGAGGAGGTCCGCCAGGAGCGGCTCCGGCTATGGTGGAAAAAATACGGCGATTACGTCATCGCTGGCGTTTCCGTCGTGGTGATCGGCATTGCCGGCTACAAGCTGTGGCAGACCTGGGACCAGCGCGAGCGCCTCAAGGCCTCCGCCAATTTCCAATCCGCGATTCAGATGTCGCAAGCCGGGCAGAGCGACCTTGCCGCCCAGGCCTATGGCAATATCGCCAAGAAGGCGCCGGGTGGTTACGCCCTGATCGCCCAGCTCGCTCAGGCCGATGAATTGCAGGCTTCGGGCCGCATCAACGACGCGGTGGCGATCTATATGAAGCTCGCCGATACCACGAAGGGCGGTCTTGGTGATGTCGCGCGCATGCGCGCCGCCTGGGCCCAGGCCGATACCGCCTCGACCCAGAAGCTGAAAGACCTTCTCGCTCCGCTCAACGATGGCAAATCGCAGTGGCGCTTCATGGCGCAAGAACTGATCGCCTATCGCGCCATGCATGACGACAAGGCCAAAGAGGCGCTCACGATCTATAAGAGCCTCGCCGCCGATACCAATGCCCCGGGCTCCATCCGCCAGCGCGCGGGCGCCCTTGCCAGCATGATCGAGACCTCCGGCGGCAAAGATTTCGGCAGCGTTCCGGAAGCGGCCAAACCGGCTCTTCCGGCTCTCCCCCAAGCGGAAGCCCACTAA
- a CDS encoding PQQ-binding-like beta-propeller repeat protein, whose amino-acid sequence MMKARTFGAVSLVLGLSLVVSGCAITDQVGKWFSSPHKSKIRGERISILTNDESVKPDATLKDIKVQLPAPYKNTEWPQPGGFAANVMHHLSAPGPLKVLWEADAGAGSATRSRLTASPVVAGNMIYTLDAKARVYAINATNGEEAWHSFVGPKGEQDWVNFLTLGMFGKDTRIDPSKGAGGGIAYDNGRIFATSGFGDVVALDAKTGKEIWRASFGVPISNAPVVSGGRVFVSSIDNHMHALATTNGRELWDQQGISESAGIMVSTSAAVYGEFVIAPYSSGEVYALRVQNGRPAWNDMLTRSHGVTALSEIDDIAGKPVVDRGLVFAISHSGVMAAIQLESGDRQWSRDLGGIQTPWVAGDYVYIVTLENQLMCLTRKEGKVKWIHQLPRWTDPEDTSSDPIVWSGPVLASDRLIVVSSDGYAEAVSPYTGQLIGRMEIPEKAFIAPVVANDTLYLYTNDGTLVALK is encoded by the coding sequence ATGATGAAAGCGCGTACATTCGGCGCCGTATCCCTGGTGCTTGGCCTTTCGCTCGTGGTGAGCGGCTGCGCCATCACCGATCAGGTGGGCAAATGGTTCTCCTCGCCGCACAAATCCAAAATCCGCGGCGAGCGCATCTCGATCCTGACCAATGATGAATCGGTCAAACCCGATGCCACGCTGAAGGACATCAAGGTCCAGCTTCCGGCGCCTTATAAGAACACCGAATGGCCCCAGCCCGGCGGCTTCGCGGCCAATGTGATGCATCACCTCTCGGCCCCTGGCCCGCTCAAGGTCTTGTGGGAAGCCGATGCAGGCGCGGGCTCGGCCACGCGCTCGCGCCTCACCGCCTCGCCGGTGGTGGCGGGCAACATGATCTATACGCTCGATGCCAAGGCCCGCGTCTATGCCATCAACGCCACGAATGGCGAAGAAGCCTGGCACAGCTTTGTCGGCCCCAAGGGCGAGCAGGATTGGGTGAACTTCCTCACCCTTGGCATGTTCGGCAAGGACACCCGCATTGATCCCTCCAAGGGCGCGGGCGGCGGTATCGCCTATGACAATGGCCGCATCTTCGCGACCTCGGGCTTTGGCGATGTCGTGGCGCTGGATGCCAAGACCGGCAAGGAAATCTGGCGTGCCAGCTTCGGCGTGCCAATCTCCAATGCCCCGGTGGTCAGCGGCGGACGCGTCTTCGTCTCCTCCATCGACAACCACATGCATGCGCTGGCCACGACCAATGGCCGCGAGTTGTGGGACCAGCAGGGCATCAGCGAATCCGCAGGGATCATGGTGTCCACCAGCGCTGCCGTGTATGGCGAATTCGTCATCGCCCCCTACTCCTCGGGCGAGGTTTATGCCTTGCGCGTGCAGAACGGGCGTCCGGCCTGGAACGACATGCTGACCCGCAGCCATGGCGTCACCGCGCTCTCGGAAATCGACGACATTGCCGGGAAGCCAGTGGTCGACCGCGGCCTTGTCTTCGCCATCTCCCATTCGGGCGTGATGGCGGCGATCCAGCTTGAAAGCGGCGACCGCCAGTGGTCGCGCGATCTTGGCGGCATCCAGACCCCTTGGGTGGCGGGCGATTACGTTTATATCGTCACCCTGGAAAACCAGCTGATGTGCCTCACCCGCAAGGAAGGCAAGGTGAAGTGGATTCACCAGCTGCCGCGCTGGACCGATCCGGAAGACACCTCTTCCGACCCGATCGTCTGGTCCGGCCCGGTTCTGGCCTCCGACCGGCTGATCGTGGTGTCCTCTGATGGCTATGCCGAAGCGGTCTCGCCCTATACGGGGCAGCTGATCGGGCGCATGGAAATCCCGGAAAAGGCGTTTATCGCCCCGGTTGTCGCCAACGACACGCTCTATCTCTACACCAACGACGGCACCCTGGTGGCGTTGAAGTAA
- the der gene encoding ribosome biogenesis GTPase Der: MSLTVAIVGRANVGKSTLFNKLVGRKLALVHDTPGVTRDRREAPATLGPLTFTVIDTAGIEAGGKDSLELRMAAQSYAAVADADVCLFVFDAREGIVTADQIVAQYLRKAGKPVVLVANKCEARFSSASEAWSLGFGEPLQISAEHNIGFADILEALMPFAEQADADDKAAEDEANKPLRLAIVGRPNVGKSSLFNLLLGSERALTGPEAGITRDAIAAHWQAEGRDILLHDTAGLRKKARVAGHTLEEMSVGSTLDAVRFADCVVVVIDATQPFEKQDLIIADLIEREGRAILFAVNKFDLLENKAGAISKLRDKLDASLPQVAGAPLIATSATTGEGLDRLLPAVLAADRAWNARVPTATLNRFLEDALERHAPPAVSGRRVKIRYMTQPKSRPPTFALFGNQLDALPDAYIRYLTNGLRDTFHLEGTPLRFLLRSTKNPYADKKSDKK; encoded by the coding sequence ATGTCTCTTACCGTTGCCATCGTCGGACGCGCCAATGTCGGCAAATCCACCCTTTTCAATAAGCTGGTGGGCCGCAAACTCGCGCTTGTGCACGACACCCCCGGCGTCACCCGCGACCGCCGCGAGGCGCCCGCCACGCTCGGCCCCCTCACCTTCACCGTGATCGATACCGCCGGTATCGAGGCGGGCGGCAAGGATAGTCTCGAACTGCGCATGGCGGCGCAAAGCTATGCCGCCGTCGCCGATGCCGATGTCTGCCTCTTCGTCTTCGATGCCCGCGAAGGCATTGTCACCGCCGATCAGATCGTGGCGCAGTATTTGCGCAAAGCCGGTAAGCCCGTGGTGCTGGTGGCCAACAAATGCGAGGCGCGCTTCAGCTCCGCCTCCGAGGCGTGGTCGCTGGGCTTTGGCGAGCCTTTGCAGATTTCCGCCGAGCACAATATCGGCTTTGCCGACATCCTTGAGGCCTTGATGCCTTTCGCCGAACAGGCGGACGCCGACGACAAAGCCGCCGAGGATGAAGCCAACAAGCCCTTGCGCCTTGCCATTGTCGGGCGCCCGAATGTCGGCAAATCCTCGCTCTTCAATCTTTTACTCGGCAGCGAGCGCGCTCTCACCGGCCCCGAAGCGGGCATTACGCGTGACGCCATCGCCGCCCATTGGCAGGCTGAGGGCCGCGATATCCTGCTCCACGATACCGCAGGCCTGCGCAAGAAAGCCCGCGTCGCCGGTCATACCCTGGAAGAGATGAGCGTCGGCTCCACGCTGGATGCCGTGCGCTTTGCCGATTGCGTGGTGGTGGTGATCGATGCCACCCAGCCCTTCGAGAAGCAGGATCTCATCATCGCCGATCTGATCGAACGCGAAGGCCGCGCCATCCTCTTCGCAGTCAACAAATTCGATCTTCTGGAAAACAAGGCGGGCGCGATTTCCAAGCTGCGCGACAAGCTCGACGCCAGCCTGCCGCAAGTGGCCGGCGCGCCCTTGATCGCCACCTCAGCCACCACTGGCGAAGGCCTCGACCGTCTCTTGCCTGCCGTGCTGGCCGCCGATCGCGCCTGGAATGCCCGCGTGCCCACCGCGACCCTTAATCGCTTCCTGGAAGACGCGCTGGAGCGCCACGCTCCGCCTGCCGTCTCTGGCCGCCGGGTGAAAATCCGCTACATGACCCAGCCCAAGAGCCGCCCGCCGACCTTTGCCCTCTTCGGCAATCAGCTCGACGCCCTGCCGGACGCCTATATCCGCTATCTGACGAATGGCCTGCGCGATACCTTCCACCTCGAAGGCACGCCCTTACGCTTCCTCCTGCGCAGCACAAAGAATCCGTACGCGGATAAGAAGTCGGATAAGAAGTAG